A part of Melittangium boletus DSM 14713 genomic DNA contains:
- a CDS encoding TIGR02587 family membrane protein: protein MRRRPVKESLREYGRGIAGGLLFSLPLLYTMEVWWAGFISQPGNLLVYFVATFVLLLGYNRYGGFRRDVDWSEVFTDSVEELGLGLLVSAGVLWLIGRIQWGSSLQEIVGMVVVEAGSVAIGVSVGTAQLGAGGDDEEGTEDEEDSRRLEAADHVPAQVVIAFCGAVLFAANVAPTEEILMIAVETTPWRLLGLALVSLLLGGLILFQIDFTQAHRFTRQSLPWDVVAGTFVTYAVALVASALVLWFFGGFDGNAPPVCVAQVVVLGLAGTLGASAGRLLIQS, encoded by the coding sequence ATGCGTCGCCGCCCGGTCAAGGAGTCCCTGCGGGAGTACGGCCGGGGCATCGCCGGGGGGCTGCTCTTCAGCCTGCCGCTCCTCTACACGATGGAGGTGTGGTGGGCGGGCTTCATCTCCCAGCCCGGCAATCTCCTCGTCTATTTCGTGGCCACCTTCGTGTTGCTGCTCGGCTACAACCGCTACGGAGGCTTCCGCCGGGACGTGGACTGGAGCGAGGTGTTCACGGACTCGGTGGAGGAGCTGGGGCTGGGTCTGCTCGTGTCCGCCGGAGTGCTCTGGCTCATCGGCCGCATCCAGTGGGGCAGCTCCCTCCAGGAGATCGTCGGCATGGTGGTGGTGGAAGCGGGCTCGGTGGCCATCGGTGTGTCGGTGGGCACCGCGCAGCTCGGCGCCGGAGGCGATGACGAGGAGGGCACGGAGGACGAAGAGGATTCGCGGCGCCTCGAAGCGGCGGACCACGTGCCCGCCCAGGTCGTCATCGCTTTCTGTGGCGCGGTGCTCTTCGCGGCCAACGTGGCGCCCACGGAGGAGATCCTGATGATCGCCGTGGAGACCACTCCGTGGCGGCTGCTGGGGCTGGCGCTGGTGTCGCTCCTGCTCGGGGGACTCATCCTGTTCCAGATCGACTTCACCCAGGCCCATCGCTTCACGCGCCAGAGCCTGCCCTGGGACGTGGTGGCGGGGACCTTCGTCACCTACGCCGTGGCGCTGGTCGCCAGTGCCCTGGTGCTGTGGTTCTTCGGGGGCTTCGACGGCAATGCTCCACCCGTGTGCGTGGCCCAGGTCGTGGTCCTGGGACTCGCGGGGACCCTCGGAGCGTCCGCGGGAAGGCTGCTCATCCAATCATGA
- the rfbB gene encoding dTDP-glucose 4,6-dehydratase codes for MNVLVTGGCGFIGSNLVKYLRRARPEWTIVNLDKLTYAGNLETLKELEGDPQHIFVRGDVANRELVDHLMALHGIDAVMHLAAESHVDRSILGPDAFVKTNVLGTQHLLEASRERGIKRFLMVSTDEVYGSLGPTGAFTEHSPLQPSSPYSASKTSSDLLALAWHHTYGLDVVVTRCSNNYGRYQFPEKLIPLMVVNALHDKPLPVYGDGANVRDWLHVDDHCSALLVALEKGRAGQVYNIGGNSERRNIDIVKAILGLLGKPESLIKFVKDRPGHDKRYAIDPTKIRTELGWTPAHTFEQGIQATVRWYVDNAAWWERVMSGAYRQYFDTQYKTRLNG; via the coding sequence ATGAACGTCCTGGTCACGGGTGGCTGCGGTTTCATTGGGTCCAATCTCGTCAAGTACCTGCGCCGGGCTCGGCCGGAATGGACGATCGTCAACCTGGACAAACTCACCTACGCGGGCAACCTCGAGACGCTCAAGGAGCTGGAGGGCGACCCCCAGCACATCTTCGTGCGCGGTGACGTGGCCAACCGCGAGCTCGTGGACCACCTGATGGCCTTGCACGGCATCGACGCCGTCATGCACCTGGCGGCCGAGAGCCATGTGGACCGCTCCATCCTGGGCCCCGACGCCTTCGTGAAGACGAACGTGCTGGGCACCCAGCACCTGCTGGAGGCCAGCCGCGAGCGCGGCATCAAGCGCTTCCTGATGGTCTCCACCGACGAGGTGTATGGCTCGCTCGGTCCCACCGGCGCCTTCACCGAGCACTCGCCCCTGCAGCCCTCCAGCCCCTACTCGGCGTCCAAGACGAGCTCGGATCTGTTGGCGCTCGCCTGGCACCACACGTACGGCCTGGATGTGGTGGTGACGCGCTGCTCCAACAACTACGGCCGCTACCAGTTCCCCGAGAAACTCATTCCGCTCATGGTGGTCAACGCCCTGCACGACAAGCCGCTGCCCGTCTACGGCGATGGCGCCAACGTGCGGGACTGGCTCCACGTGGACGACCATTGCTCGGCGCTGCTCGTGGCGCTGGAGAAGGGCCGCGCGGGACAGGTCTACAACATCGGCGGCAACTCCGAGCGCAGGAACATCGACATCGTGAAGGCCATCCTCGGCCTGCTCGGCAAGCCCGAGTCCCTCATCAAGTTCGTGAAGGATCGGCCGGGGCACGACAAGCGCTATGCCATCGATCCCACGAAGATCCGCACCGAGCTGGGCTGGACGCCGGCGCACACCTTCGAGCAGGGCATCCAGGCGACGGTGCGCTGGTACGTGGACAACGCGGCCTGGTGGGAGCGCGTGATGAGCGGCGCGTACCGCCAGTATTTCGACACGCAGTACAAGACGCGCCTCAACGGCTAG
- a CDS encoding glycosyltransferase, with amino-acid sequence MKRPPSAEPTQSAHRDEPPLASLPEFDGDGPPVVSGSPSLGDLAEMVAAQKRLLQTLIPCTGATCQDLPLHQRTLRLLTEELRRRLPDGAAKAHTPLQAAQQAADVFQFQVPPSHRKQLGRAVTAAKTALVEGLKPFHIELLRPQHAFNHEMVAVLEQLSSQRATSTSMDLSDWVRRRLEPVSEPTRWRIQSHRKKGLGAAVQFAKKSYLQALQPVLGQVLERQRRWNEAAVRLLVVAARPRRPEPQECQRLVAELHALANPLDASGSLGLRASAGLWREVFRRQTAFNYEVTLCLANALETRPPVEARVDDGYPEWCAEHEPALIARAAEALTHLTARPLVSLVVAVDDPPEPLLRACIESVLAQSYEHWELCLVDDGSQAPHVRELLARYARQDRRIRVQHLPSHGGIAHATNAAIALAEGEFVGFLEQEDTLAPHALAEVVLRLAREPDAELIYSDEDRLDASGGRFGPFFKPDWSPDLLRSVNYLHHFVVVRRAPLTEAGGMREGFEEARNYELLLRLSERVRRIVHVPGILYHARASDVPASDAGVRALREHLARRGEVAEVSEVAPAHYRVRYPVRGTPLVSIIVPFKDKPELLRMLTGTLLEKTRYPHFELLLVSNNSTQPETFEVLESLTDPRIRKLTWDHPFNYPAINNFAAREARGELLLFLNNDMEIVDPEWLDELIGQAQRPEVGAVGAKLLFPDRTVQHAGAVVGITGFAGHPFWRMPDTATWTPFGHADWVRNYLAVTSACVMLRRELFEQLEGYDERFLLCGSDVDLGLRLVARGLRVVYTPHTRIIHHESASRRMDAIPENDFWRSFSAYRPYLGPAGDPFYNPFLTLQGTDCSLRRHEEDGEALAVRTLARDLPSTREEKASERALHQRHVADHVKALDHSSEQVRRAREEAPERLARLRSKGRIERVSWFLPSFHHPYGGIHTLLRFADLLRSRHGVQNDLIIYNNPNVTEAELEARVAPLYPNAPGRFRVLRHLQEVGELPECDLAVATMWTSAYPVLSHPRATVRAYFVQDYEPQFFAAGTYSALAEQTYRLGLYGIFNTSGLYEYVTSHHPMQGCWFEPTVDRSVFHDARPARKGPVRIFFYGRPSSDRNAFELGISALRQLKAERGAAVEILTAGERWNPAQYGLDGVITNLGVLPYEKTADLYRECDVGLCFMFTKHPSYLPFEMMACGVTVVTNDNPSNLWLLEHGKNCLLAEPTYSCVLEQLRTAVADPSLRARIRTAAVERVLRTTWEAQVDRVHDTLVRGETAAASPRRASGQG; translated from the coding sequence ATGAAGCGTCCTCCGTCCGCAGAACCGACGCAGTCTGCCCACCGCGACGAGCCCCCTCTGGCCTCGTTGCCCGAGTTCGATGGGGACGGGCCCCCCGTGGTGTCCGGCTCGCCGTCCCTGGGCGATCTGGCGGAGATGGTCGCTGCCCAGAAGCGGCTGCTGCAGACTCTCATCCCCTGCACGGGCGCCACCTGTCAGGATCTCCCGCTGCACCAGCGCACCTTGCGGCTGCTGACCGAGGAGTTGCGCCGGCGGCTCCCCGACGGCGCCGCCAAGGCCCATACCCCGCTGCAGGCCGCGCAGCAGGCCGCGGATGTCTTCCAGTTCCAGGTGCCGCCCTCGCACCGCAAGCAGCTGGGCCGCGCCGTGACGGCCGCCAAGACGGCCCTGGTCGAGGGACTCAAGCCCTTTCACATCGAGCTGCTGCGCCCCCAGCACGCCTTCAACCACGAGATGGTCGCCGTGCTGGAACAGCTCTCCTCCCAGCGCGCCACCAGCACCTCCATGGACCTGTCCGACTGGGTGCGCCGCCGGTTGGAGCCCGTGAGCGAGCCGACGCGCTGGCGCATCCAGTCCCATCGCAAGAAGGGCCTGGGCGCCGCGGTCCAGTTCGCCAAGAAGTCCTATCTCCAGGCGCTCCAGCCGGTGCTGGGGCAGGTGCTCGAGCGGCAGCGGCGGTGGAACGAGGCCGCCGTGCGTCTGCTCGTCGTCGCGGCGCGGCCCCGCAGGCCCGAGCCCCAGGAGTGTCAGCGCCTGGTGGCCGAGCTCCATGCCCTGGCCAATCCGCTCGATGCCTCCGGTTCGTTGGGGCTCCGCGCATCCGCGGGGTTGTGGCGCGAGGTGTTCCGCCGGCAGACCGCTTTCAACTACGAGGTCACCCTCTGCCTGGCCAACGCGTTGGAGACCCGGCCCCCGGTGGAGGCTCGCGTCGATGACGGCTACCCGGAGTGGTGCGCCGAGCACGAGCCCGCCCTGATCGCCCGCGCCGCCGAGGCCCTGACGCACCTCACGGCCCGTCCGCTCGTCAGTCTGGTGGTCGCGGTGGACGACCCCCCCGAGCCCCTCCTGCGCGCCTGCATCGAGTCGGTTCTCGCGCAGTCGTACGAGCACTGGGAGTTGTGTCTCGTGGACGATGGTTCCCAGGCGCCCCACGTGCGCGAGCTGCTCGCCCGCTACGCGCGCCAGGACCGCCGCATCCGTGTCCAGCACCTGCCGTCCCATGGCGGCATCGCCCACGCCACCAACGCGGCCATCGCGCTCGCCGAGGGCGAATTCGTCGGCTTCCTCGAGCAAGAGGACACGCTCGCGCCCCATGCCCTCGCCGAGGTGGTGTTGCGGCTGGCGCGCGAGCCGGACGCGGAGTTGATCTACTCGGACGAGGATCGTCTCGACGCCTCGGGTGGGCGCTTCGGGCCGTTCTTCAAGCCGGACTGGTCCCCGGACCTGCTGCGCAGTGTGAACTACCTCCACCACTTCGTGGTGGTGCGCCGCGCGCCGCTCACCGAGGCGGGGGGGATGCGCGAGGGCTTCGAGGAGGCGCGGAACTACGAGCTGCTCCTGCGGCTGAGCGAGCGCGTCCGCCGCATCGTCCACGTGCCGGGCATCCTGTACCACGCGCGCGCCTCGGACGTGCCGGCCTCGGACGCGGGCGTGCGGGCGCTGCGCGAGCACCTGGCGCGCCGGGGTGAAGTGGCCGAGGTGTCGGAGGTGGCTCCCGCTCACTACCGGGTGCGCTACCCGGTGCGCGGCACGCCGCTCGTCTCCATCATCGTCCCGTTCAAGGACAAGCCGGAGCTGCTGCGGATGCTCACCGGCACCCTCCTGGAGAAGACGCGCTATCCGCACTTCGAGCTCCTGCTCGTCTCCAACAACAGCACCCAGCCGGAGACCTTCGAGGTGCTGGAGTCGCTGACGGATCCGCGCATCCGCAAGCTCACCTGGGACCATCCCTTCAACTACCCGGCCATCAACAACTTCGCGGCCCGGGAGGCCCGGGGCGAGCTGCTGCTCTTCCTCAACAACGACATGGAGATCGTCGATCCGGAATGGCTCGATGAGCTCATCGGTCAGGCGCAGCGGCCCGAGGTGGGCGCGGTGGGCGCCAAGCTGCTCTTCCCGGACCGGACCGTGCAGCACGCGGGCGCGGTGGTGGGCATCACCGGTTTCGCCGGACACCCGTTCTGGCGCATGCCGGACACCGCCACATGGACGCCCTTTGGTCACGCCGACTGGGTGCGCAACTACCTGGCCGTCACCAGCGCGTGCGTGATGTTGCGGCGCGAGCTCTTCGAGCAGCTCGAGGGTTACGACGAGCGGTTCCTGTTGTGTGGCAGTGACGTGGACCTGGGGCTGCGCCTGGTGGCCCGGGGACTGCGCGTCGTCTACACGCCCCACACCCGCATCATCCACCACGAGTCGGCGAGCCGCCGGATGGACGCCATTCCGGAGAACGACTTCTGGCGCTCCTTCTCCGCGTACCGTCCCTACCTGGGCCCCGCGGGCGACCCCTTCTACAACCCCTTCCTCACGCTCCAGGGGACGGATTGTTCGCTGCGGCGCCACGAGGAGGACGGCGAGGCGCTGGCGGTGCGGACGCTCGCGAGGGATCTGCCCAGCACGCGGGAGGAGAAGGCCAGCGAGCGCGCGCTCCACCAGCGCCACGTGGCCGACCATGTGAAGGCGCTCGATCATTCCTCCGAGCAGGTGCGGCGCGCCCGCGAGGAAGCCCCCGAGCGTCTGGCACGGCTGAGGAGCAAGGGCCGCATCGAGCGCGTCTCGTGGTTCCTGCCGTCCTTCCACCACCCCTACGGCGGCATCCACACGCTGCTGCGCTTCGCCGACCTGCTGCGCTCGCGCCATGGGGTCCAGAACGATCTCATCATCTACAACAACCCGAACGTCACCGAGGCGGAGCTGGAGGCGCGCGTGGCGCCGCTCTACCCGAACGCCCCGGGCCGCTTCCGCGTGCTGCGCCATCTGCAGGAGGTGGGAGAGCTGCCCGAGTGCGATCTCGCGGTGGCCACCATGTGGACCTCCGCGTACCCGGTGCTCTCGCATCCTCGCGCCACCGTGCGCGCCTACTTCGTCCAGGACTACGAGCCCCAGTTCTTCGCCGCGGGCACCTATTCGGCGCTGGCCGAGCAGACGTACCGGCTCGGGCTGTACGGCATCTTCAATACCTCGGGCCTGTACGAGTACGTCACCTCGCACCACCCGATGCAGGGCTGCTGGTTCGAGCCCACGGTGGATCGGAGCGTCTTCCACGACGCGCGGCCCGCCCGTAAGGGCCCCGTGCGCATCTTCTTCTACGGACGCCCCTCCTCGGACCGCAACGCGTTCGAGCTGGGCATCTCCGCCCTGCGCCAACTCAAGGCGGAGCGGGGCGCGGCCGTGGAAATCCTCACCGCGGGCGAGCGCTGGAATCCGGCGCAATACGGACTCGACGGCGTCATCACCAACCTGGGGGTGCTCCCGTACGAGAAGACGGCGGACCTCTACCGCGAGTGCGACGTGGGCCTGTGCTTCATGTTCACCAAGCACCCCTCGTATCTGCCCTTCGAGATGATGGCCTGCGGCGTCACCGTGGTGACGAACGACAACCCGTCCAACCTCTGGTTGCTGGAGCACGGGAAGAACTGCCTGCTCGCCGAGCCCACCTATTCGTGTGTGCTGGAGCAGTTGCGCACGGCCGTGGCGGACCCCTCCCTGAGAGCGCGCATCCGCACCGCCGCCGTGGAGCGCGTGCTGCGCACCACGTGGGAAGCCCAGGTCGACCGCGTCCACGACACGCTGGTGCGCGGCGAGACGGCGGCCGCGTCCCCGCGGCGGGCCTCGGGTCAGGGGTAG
- a CDS encoding glycosyltransferase family 4 protein: protein MSRRTARPSSARAVHQLVPRLAWGDAVGNQVRYLRELLRGWGYASEIYAEQWDEACRDQVRPVRDYPREADDTSALLIHHSFESRLVPLIARSPGRKALIYHNITPARLFEGFERNVARACDAARDELIALRPLVEQAWAYSRFSAEELVAAGFPHVSELPFAVDWNAFDVAPDPLLRAELEDGGPTLLFVGRAVPSKRMDDVLRVFTAWQRLYQPRAQLVIAGYLNRATPYGAYLYGLKEMLGAERVHFLGRVSAAQLSACYAAASVYLSMSRHEGFGVPLLEAMHRGVPVVAYGAAAVPETMGGAGVATLTNEPLEVARLLAALERDPALKREMIAAQHARVARLGQASVADAVRDSLQPFLAGTPRPPEVRARAGDVNLVCPGFAAFPDAPASRLARRLAERLPSCRLLTLDPSPLPEQRAPRALIIGGQRVHAFSPDEPLCRDPDGELPGSSSLEMALRTSRGPAVFLPADSWITRDTLPHLASRAWGLRDTRQDSTASEVATHLGSRLFSVDFHQSESAEKALVQALRLPGVSRAS from the coding sequence TTGAGCAGACGGACGGCCCGGCCCTCCTCGGCCCGGGCGGTCCACCAGCTGGTGCCCCGACTCGCCTGGGGTGACGCGGTGGGCAACCAGGTGCGCTACCTGCGCGAGCTGCTGCGCGGCTGGGGCTACGCCTCGGAGATCTACGCGGAGCAGTGGGACGAGGCCTGCCGGGACCAGGTACGGCCCGTGCGCGACTATCCCCGCGAGGCGGACGACACGAGCGCCCTGCTCATCCACCACAGCTTCGAGTCCCGGCTCGTGCCGCTCATCGCCCGCTCACCGGGACGCAAGGCGCTCATCTACCACAACATCACGCCCGCCCGGCTCTTCGAGGGCTTCGAGCGCAATGTGGCCCGGGCCTGCGACGCGGCTCGCGACGAGCTCATCGCCCTGCGCCCGCTGGTGGAGCAGGCCTGGGCCTACTCCCGCTTCAGCGCCGAGGAGCTGGTGGCGGCGGGCTTCCCGCACGTGAGCGAGCTGCCCTTCGCGGTGGACTGGAACGCCTTCGATGTGGCGCCGGATCCCCTGCTGCGCGCCGAGCTGGAGGACGGCGGCCCCACCCTGCTGTTCGTGGGCCGGGCCGTGCCGAGCAAGCGCATGGACGACGTGCTGCGCGTCTTCACCGCCTGGCAGCGGCTGTATCAGCCCCGGGCCCAGCTCGTCATCGCGGGCTATCTCAACCGCGCGACGCCCTATGGCGCGTACCTGTACGGGCTCAAGGAGATGCTCGGCGCCGAGCGCGTCCACTTCCTCGGGCGGGTGAGCGCGGCGCAGCTGTCCGCGTGCTACGCGGCGGCCTCGGTGTACCTGTCCATGAGCCGGCACGAGGGCTTCGGCGTGCCGCTGCTGGAGGCGATGCATCGCGGAGTGCCCGTGGTGGCCTACGGCGCCGCCGCCGTGCCCGAGACGATGGGGGGCGCGGGCGTGGCCACCCTGACCAACGAGCCCCTGGAGGTCGCGCGGCTGCTCGCGGCGCTGGAGCGCGACCCCGCCCTCAAGCGGGAGATGATCGCCGCCCAGCACGCCCGCGTGGCCCGGCTCGGCCAGGCCTCCGTCGCCGATGCCGTGCGGGACTCGCTCCAGCCCTTCCTCGCGGGCACTCCGCGCCCGCCCGAGGTCCGCGCGCGGGCGGGCGACGTGAACCTCGTGTGCCCGGGCTTCGCGGCCTTCCCCGACGCTCCGGCGTCCCGGCTCGCACGGCGGCTCGCGGAGCGGCTGCCCTCGTGCCGTCTGTTGACCCTGGATCCCTCGCCGCTTCCGGAGCAGCGCGCGCCCCGGGCGTTGATCATCGGTGGGCAGAGGGTGCACGCCTTCTCGCCGGATGAGCCGTTGTGCCGGGACCCAGACGGAGAGCTTCCGGGCTCGTCATCGTTGGAGATGGCGCTGCGAACCTCGCGCGGCCCCGCCGTCTTCCTGCCCGCCGACTCATGGATCACCCGGGACACCCTGCCCCACCTGGCCTCGCGCGCCTGGGGCCTGCGCGACACACGCCAGGACTCCACCGCGTCCGAGGTGGCCACGCACCTGGGCTCGCGGCTGTTCTCCGTTGATTTCCACCAGTCTGAATCCGCCGAGAAGGCGCTCGTCCAGGCCCTGCGGCTCCCCGGAGTGTCCCGTGCGTCCTGA
- a CDS encoding glycosyltransferase family A protein: MSPVQIVPSPKPGDVPEAPSGSINEAFHRAVLAEARVGSRVALLGECAGLPLRLQQAGCTVLSIDPRELMALPAHGAASSPARESLNTFRPDVMVLAENWAEMGEPEKFLRELATVNPHADLAIPFYNTASATLLMASLTGAALPRSLTEEQLTRWLTASGFKVRQRQVLEPARLKGVLARDAEKALRNLFHQLNPHSVDHQVLYWGRLAHQSDETPSRELVPGLLSIVMRNHSRDRLKFLDHAIFALSCQDHQPLEIVIVSQCQEVQVVAELKALLEKYRPLGGFSYQVVHEPSDTDIRARLINRGVATARGQYLAFLDDDDVIYPQHYDQLIKALKAGSAAWAMGRIRRAFFDNGPRGELFCRYKDEMGRDDTFNLGLLIHDNYITCHSYVMDRHRLGNFQISFAEEMSLHEDYSFLLRLCALFRPVFTPGVPSCEYRMRDDGSNSILHGSASEAARREKQRNWAISSVLKDATKRNLQMLLTEQEFQDELGRYHQQGQQAAAETVRQQLLNDTQGPLRFRVINKANAVLKKRSARIHGTLKKVLKCMV, translated from the coding sequence GTGAGCCCCGTTCAGATCGTTCCGTCGCCGAAGCCGGGCGATGTCCCGGAAGCACCCAGTGGTTCCATCAACGAGGCGTTCCATCGCGCGGTGCTCGCGGAAGCGCGAGTCGGCTCGCGCGTCGCGCTGCTCGGAGAGTGCGCGGGCCTGCCGCTCCGGCTCCAACAGGCGGGATGCACGGTGCTGTCGATCGACCCGAGGGAGCTGATGGCCCTCCCCGCCCATGGCGCCGCGTCCAGCCCGGCCCGCGAATCGCTCAACACCTTCCGTCCGGACGTGATGGTGCTCGCGGAGAACTGGGCGGAGATGGGCGAGCCGGAGAAGTTCCTGCGCGAGCTGGCGACGGTGAACCCTCACGCCGACCTGGCCATTCCCTTCTACAACACCGCGTCGGCGACCCTGTTGATGGCCTCGCTCACGGGCGCGGCGCTGCCCCGCAGCCTGACCGAGGAACAGCTCACGCGTTGGCTCACCGCCAGCGGCTTCAAGGTCCGTCAGCGGCAGGTGCTCGAGCCGGCGCGCCTCAAGGGCGTGCTCGCGCGCGACGCCGAGAAGGCCCTGCGCAACCTCTTCCACCAGCTCAATCCCCACAGCGTGGATCATCAGGTGCTGTACTGGGGCCGGCTCGCGCATCAATCCGACGAGACGCCCTCACGCGAGCTGGTCCCCGGACTGCTCAGCATCGTGATGCGCAACCACTCGCGCGACCGGCTCAAGTTCCTGGATCACGCCATCTTCGCGCTGTCCTGCCAGGACCATCAGCCCCTGGAGATCGTCATCGTCAGCCAGTGCCAGGAAGTCCAGGTGGTGGCCGAGCTGAAGGCACTGCTGGAGAAGTACCGTCCGCTCGGAGGCTTCTCCTACCAGGTGGTGCACGAGCCCTCGGACACGGACATCCGCGCGCGGCTCATCAACAGGGGCGTCGCGACGGCGCGCGGCCAGTACCTCGCGTTCCTGGACGATGACGACGTCATCTACCCCCAGCATTACGATCAGCTCATCAAGGCGCTCAAGGCGGGGAGCGCGGCCTGGGCCATGGGCCGCATCCGCCGGGCCTTCTTCGACAACGGCCCCCGGGGCGAGCTGTTCTGCCGCTACAAGGACGAGATGGGCCGCGACGACACGTTCAACCTCGGCCTGCTCATCCACGACAACTACATCACCTGCCACTCGTACGTGATGGACCGCCACCGGCTGGGCAACTTCCAGATCAGCTTCGCGGAGGAGATGTCCTTGCACGAGGACTACAGCTTCCTCCTGCGGCTGTGCGCGCTCTTCCGGCCCGTCTTCACGCCGGGCGTGCCCAGCTGTGAGTACCGCATGCGGGATGATGGCTCGAACTCCATCCTCCATGGGAGCGCCTCGGAGGCCGCCCGGAGGGAGAAGCAGCGCAACTGGGCCATCTCCTCGGTGCTCAAGGACGCCACCAAGCGCAACCTGCAGATGCTGCTGACGGAGCAGGAATTCCAGGACGAGCTGGGCCGCTACCATCAACAGGGTCAGCAAGCCGCCGCGGAGACGGTGCGCCAGCAGTTGCTGAACGACACCCAGGGCCCGTTGCGCTTCCGGGTCATCAACAAGGCCAACGCGGTGCTCAAGAAGCGCAGCGCGCGCATCCACGGGACACTCAAGAAGGTCCTCAAGTGCATGGTCTGA
- a CDS encoding glycosyltransferase family 2 protein, which produces MHLNSVNPRLSIGVVLYQNSRKQLQQLLCSIELNRAAPGCPSFVLNFIDNSPDASLEALVRELAPEAGYEHARRNLGFGAGHNVLMERAFRDAEVGYYLCVNPDSILHPDCLAELIAEVKRQRKPGLVEALQFPDEHPKVYDRQTHVTPWCSGCVLLITRALYSAVGGFDENFFMYCEDVDLSWRARAHQFNISLAPKALAHHYVGNRPDSLTGKLMLLKSGTYLAHKYGNEQMHRAWMNEYLNSGGEPFMTPTIPAPSAEMLKVANFAHLFHMAEVRW; this is translated from the coding sequence ATGCATTTGAACTCCGTCAACCCTCGCCTGAGTATTGGCGTGGTTCTCTATCAGAACAGCCGCAAACAGCTCCAACAGCTCCTCTGCTCGATTGAGCTGAACCGCGCCGCTCCTGGCTGTCCGTCCTTCGTGCTGAACTTCATCGACAACTCGCCGGATGCCTCGCTCGAGGCGCTCGTGCGGGAGCTCGCGCCGGAGGCCGGCTACGAGCACGCGCGGCGCAACCTGGGCTTTGGCGCGGGTCACAACGTCCTGATGGAGCGGGCATTCCGGGACGCCGAGGTCGGCTACTACCTGTGCGTCAACCCGGACTCCATCCTGCACCCGGACTGCCTCGCGGAGCTGATCGCCGAGGTGAAGCGCCAGCGCAAGCCCGGCCTGGTGGAGGCGCTCCAATTTCCGGACGAGCACCCGAAGGTCTACGACCGGCAGACACACGTCACGCCGTGGTGTAGCGGCTGCGTGCTGCTCATCACCCGGGCGCTGTACTCGGCCGTGGGCGGGTTCGACGAGAACTTCTTCATGTACTGCGAGGATGTGGATCTGTCGTGGCGCGCGCGCGCCCACCAGTTCAACATCAGCCTCGCGCCCAAGGCCCTGGCGCATCACTACGTCGGCAACCGCCCGGACAGCCTGACGGGCAAGCTGATGCTCCTCAAGAGTGGCACCTACCTCGCGCACAAGTACGGCAACGAGCAGATGCACCGCGCGTGGATGAATGAGTACCTCAACAGCGGAGGCGAACCCTTCATGACGCCCACCATTCCGGCGCCCTCGGCCGAGATGTTGAAGGTGGCGAACTTCGCCCACCTCTTCCACATGGCGGAGGTCCGGTGGTGA